The proteins below are encoded in one region of Fimbriimonadaceae bacterium:
- the glsA gene encoding glutaminase A: MTSHESISVSTSTTEFRILAALNELHLRYRNLDEGQVADYIPELAKANPDWFGICVVTVDGRVYEIGDFDRRFTIQSVSKPFVYGLALEDHGRDHVLTKVGVEPTGDAFNSIIKLDATNRPHNPCVNAGAIATTGLIKGTDPTDRLNRVLDLFEKYFGREVNVDMSVFMSERTTGNRNLAIAYLMLNFGMIGENVQQILDLYFQQCSVLGNCRDLATMAATLANSGVNPVTGVRAVQSEYVRDILTVMYTCGMYDYAGQWAYTVGLPAKSGVSGCILAVFPNRLGIAVYSPLLDERGNSVRGIKVCEGLSQGFGMHVFDSFLAAGPIITDATAGRKHPLPIKSQLEVPVTTPRSVSDLEPTHANGSLQHE; encoded by the coding sequence ATGACGAGCCACGAAAGCATTTCCGTCAGCACGAGCACGACCGAGTTCCGCATCCTTGCGGCCCTCAACGAGCTCCACTTGCGCTACCGAAACCTCGACGAAGGGCAGGTGGCGGATTACATCCCAGAACTCGCGAAAGCGAACCCAGACTGGTTCGGGATCTGCGTCGTGACCGTCGATGGGCGGGTCTACGAAATCGGGGACTTCGACCGGAGGTTCACCATCCAGTCGGTCTCCAAGCCCTTCGTCTACGGTCTCGCCCTGGAGGACCACGGGCGAGACCACGTCCTCACGAAGGTCGGCGTCGAGCCGACCGGGGACGCCTTCAACTCGATCATCAAGCTCGACGCGACCAACCGACCGCACAACCCGTGCGTCAACGCGGGAGCGATCGCGACGACCGGGCTCATCAAGGGCACCGACCCGACGGACCGGCTCAACCGGGTGCTCGACCTCTTCGAGAAGTACTTCGGCCGGGAGGTCAACGTCGATATGTCCGTCTTCATGTCCGAGCGGACGACCGGCAACCGCAACCTCGCGATCGCCTACCTTATGCTGAACTTCGGCATGATCGGCGAGAACGTCCAGCAGATCCTCGACCTCTACTTCCAGCAGTGCTCCGTCCTCGGGAACTGCCGCGACCTCGCCACCATGGCGGCGACGCTCGCCAACTCCGGGGTCAACCCGGTCACCGGCGTCCGAGCCGTCCAAAGCGAGTACGTCCGCGACATCCTCACCGTCATGTACACCTGCGGGATGTACGACTACGCGGGGCAGTGGGCTTACACGGTCGGGCTCCCGGCCAAGAGCGGGGTTTCTGGGTGCATCCTCGCCGTCTTCCCGAACCGGCTCGGCATCGCCGTCTACTCCCCTCTGCTCGACGAGCGGGGGAACAGCGTCCGCGGCATCAAGGTGTGCGAGGGGCTCTCGCAGGGCTTCGGCATGCACGTCTTCGACTCGTTCCTCGCGGCCGGTCCCATCATCACGGACGCGACGGCTGGGCGAAAACATCCCCTCCCGATCAAGTCCCAGCTCGAAGTCCCTGTGACAACCCCGCGCTCGGTCTCCGATCTCGAGCCCACCCACGCCAATGGCAGCCTCCAGCATGAGTAA
- a CDS encoding glutamine synthetase III: MPTRDATNFAITDGLRSQFNPNGDNRKAFASDVFSDRVMREKLPKDTYRAYRQAAVTGHTLDASIAHTIATAMKEWAIEKGATHYTHWFHPLTGTTAEKHDSFLVPDGLDHAITEFSGKQLIQGEPDASSFPSGGLRATFEARGYTAWDPSSPAFITRTKTGATLCIPTAFVSYTGEALDEKTPLLRSMDAVSDQAIRVLRLFGADAGVEKVSATCGAEQEFFVIDAEEFKARPDLAMCGRTLFGNPPEKHQQLADHYFGTIPERVQEFILAAERKLIALGVPVRTRHNEVAPGQYEIAPEFETANVAADHQQLTMQVLQSTAVERGLACLLHEKPFKGINGSGKHINWSIATSTGVNLLDPTEETHLNVQFLAFLVAVIRAVDRHADLLRASVASSGNDHRLGAHEAPPAIISIFLGDMLEDILEQMCNGGLKNTISGGTMRLGVSHLPEIPRHSGDRNRTSPFAFTGNKFEFRAAGASCSVSWPCTVMNVIVAESLADVADELEAALKGVTDRSKVSEIALPILARIAAEHRRVVFNGDNYSQEWHDEAARRGLPNLRASEEAFEAYRSDRAKSLFDRFGVLNERELESRYATFVEQYRTELLIEARTMIAIAEETIVPAACDTASRLYAATEVATGVSAPAASVTKRLKVLMETLDQFGAAVEKLRDEVAKADAEEGVTMKDSVMPAMTAVRSLGDRLEAHCADADWSLPKYRDMLPVR; encoded by the coding sequence GTGCCCACCCGCGACGCAACGAATTTCGCCATAACCGACGGCCTTCGCTCGCAGTTCAACCCGAACGGCGACAATCGAAAGGCCTTCGCCTCGGATGTCTTCTCGGACCGCGTGATGCGGGAGAAACTGCCGAAGGACACGTATCGCGCCTACCGGCAGGCCGCGGTGACCGGCCACACCCTCGACGCTTCGATCGCCCACACGATCGCGACCGCCATGAAGGAGTGGGCGATCGAGAAGGGCGCCACGCACTACACGCACTGGTTCCATCCGCTGACCGGCACGACGGCCGAGAAGCACGACAGCTTCCTCGTTCCGGACGGCCTCGACCACGCGATCACCGAGTTTAGCGGCAAGCAGCTGATCCAAGGCGAGCCGGACGCCTCGAGTTTCCCCTCCGGCGGCCTGAGGGCGACGTTCGAGGCCCGCGGCTACACGGCTTGGGACCCCTCGAGCCCGGCCTTCATCACCCGGACGAAGACCGGCGCGACCCTCTGCATCCCCACCGCGTTCGTTTCCTACACCGGCGAGGCCCTGGACGAGAAGACCCCGCTCTTGAGGTCGATGGACGCGGTCAGCGACCAGGCCATCCGTGTGCTCCGGCTCTTCGGGGCCGACGCGGGGGTCGAGAAGGTCTCTGCGACCTGCGGCGCCGAGCAGGAGTTCTTCGTGATCGACGCCGAGGAGTTCAAGGCCCGGCCCGACCTCGCCATGTGCGGCCGGACGCTCTTCGGTAACCCGCCCGAGAAGCACCAACAGCTGGCCGACCACTACTTCGGCACGATCCCCGAGCGGGTGCAGGAGTTCATCCTCGCCGCGGAGCGCAAGTTGATCGCCCTCGGCGTCCCTGTGCGGACCCGCCACAACGAGGTCGCACCAGGCCAGTACGAGATCGCCCCCGAATTCGAGACTGCGAACGTGGCCGCTGACCACCAGCAGCTCACGATGCAGGTGCTCCAGTCCACCGCCGTCGAGCGAGGTCTCGCCTGCCTCCTCCACGAGAAGCCGTTCAAGGGCATCAACGGATCGGGCAAGCACATCAACTGGTCCATCGCCACTTCGACCGGGGTCAACCTCCTGGACCCGACCGAAGAAACGCACCTCAACGTGCAGTTCCTCGCCTTTCTCGTAGCCGTCATCCGGGCCGTCGATCGCCACGCCGACCTGCTGCGCGCCAGCGTCGCCAGTTCGGGGAACGACCACCGTCTCGGAGCCCACGAAGCCCCGCCCGCGATCATCTCGATCTTCCTCGGCGACATGCTCGAGGACATCCTTGAGCAGATGTGCAACGGAGGCCTCAAGAACACGATCTCCGGCGGCACGATGCGCCTCGGCGTCAGCCACCTCCCCGAGATCCCGCGCCACTCCGGCGACCGCAACCGCACCTCGCCGTTCGCCTTCACCGGCAACAAGTTCGAGTTCCGCGCGGCGGGCGCCTCCTGCTCGGTGAGCTGGCCCTGCACCGTGATGAACGTCATCGTGGCCGAGTCGCTCGCCGACGTGGCCGACGAACTGGAAGCCGCTCTGAAGGGCGTGACCGACCGGTCCAAGGTCTCGGAGATCGCCCTACCGATCCTCGCGAGGATCGCCGCCGAGCACCGCCGGGTCGTCTTCAACGGCGACAACTACTCGCAGGAGTGGCACGACGAGGCCGCCCGCCGGGGCCTGCCGAACCTGCGCGCCTCGGAAGAGGCCTTCGAGGCCTACCGGTCGGACCGGGCGAAGAGCCTCTTCGACCGCTTCGGGGTCCTCAACGAGAGGGAGCTCGAGTCGCGCTACGCGACCTTCGTCGAGCAGTACCGCACCGAGTTGCTCATCGAGGCCCGGACCATGATCGCGATCGCCGAGGAGACGATCGTCCCGGCCGCCTGCGACACCGCGTCACGGCTCTACGCGGCGACCGAGGTCGCCACCGGGGTCAGCGCGCCCGCCGCCTCGGTCACCAAGCGACTGAAGGTGCTCATGGAGACCCTGGACCAGTTCGGCGCTGCGGTCGAGAAGCTCCGGGACGAGGTCGCGAAGGCCGATGCGGAAGAGGGCGTCACGATGAAGGACTCGGTCATGCCTGCGATGACGGCCGTCCGGTCGCTCGGCGACCGACTCGAGGCCCACTGCGCCGACGCCGACTGGAGCCTCCCGAAGTATCGAGACATGCTCCCGGTCCGCTGA
- a CDS encoding response regulator transcription factor, producing MVGGVCVHIVDDDPGVLDSLKFLLASEGIAVVGYRSAEEFLAEHKWAVPGCLILDLRMPGIGGDGLLERLAEEGDPPPIVVLTAFGTVGSAVSAMRHGAVEYLEKPCPSERLLTAVRAAIERDKVRLERAEARKRLADRLATLSLREHEVLQGLVRGLSTAQIAEELGLQPKSVEVYRSSILGKTKATSTLNLVTQLYANDPTLSSPLLDRTGDS from the coding sequence ATGGTGGGAGGGGTTTGTGTCCATATCGTCGACGACGATCCCGGAGTCCTCGACTCGCTCAAGTTCCTCCTCGCCTCCGAGGGCATCGCGGTCGTGGGCTATCGCTCGGCCGAGGAGTTCCTCGCCGAGCACAAGTGGGCCGTCCCCGGGTGCCTTATCCTCGACCTCCGCATGCCCGGGATCGGCGGTGACGGCCTGCTCGAACGCTTGGCCGAGGAGGGCGACCCGCCGCCGATCGTCGTACTCACCGCTTTCGGGACAGTCGGCTCGGCCGTCTCGGCCATGAGGCACGGCGCCGTCGAATACCTCGAGAAGCCCTGTCCCTCCGAGCGGCTCCTTACCGCCGTGCGCGCAGCGATCGAGCGCGACAAGGTTCGCCTCGAGCGCGCCGAGGCCCGCAAGCGGCTTGCCGACCGGCTCGCGACCCTGAGCCTTCGCGAACACGAGGTGCTACAGGGCCTCGTGCGCGGCCTGAGCACGGCCCAGATCGCGGAGGAACTCGGTCTCCAACCCAAGAGCGTCGAGGTCTACCGAAGCTCGATCCTTGGCAAGACGAAGGCGACCTCGACCCTCAACCTCGTCACTCAACTCTACGCGAACGACCCGACTCTCTCCTCGCCGCTTCTCGATCGCACTGGTGATTCATGA